One window of the Spirochaetota bacterium genome contains the following:
- a CDS encoding homocysteine S-methyltransferase family protein produces the protein MNFQKRLLKPYPLVMDGAMGTMLFNALPEYKGNLELLNLERPDVIALIHKKYIEAGADIIETNTFGGNALKLHEAGLDSQCEEINKAAAKIAKEVAGDKAFVAGSVGPTGTLVEPMGLTPAETVYSAFKRQITGLVAGGVDCIAIETMTDLQEARLALLAAKDVTDIPVICSMTFESNGKTVTGTDIITALATLSQMGADVVGANCSMGPDGLLELFKGAIAQLHELGVPLSVWANAGLPELIDGKAVYSLSPKRFAQLSAEFAKMGFSIIGGCCGTTPQHIQALSTSVKNILIKINNKKSYYYITSRYTNINTTTHNGLLIIGERLNPTARKQFATELKENTFTFLRNESKKQQEEGAHCLDINVGVPGIDEVALMKKAVNVLTNTVTIPLMIDSDNPAVTQAALWQYPGIPIINSISAKKQSFEAMLPLLKKFGGFVIAMCLDESGIHKDAKKRIAIGEKLIDALQQNGIALSRIFIDPLILAESAESGAAIETLKVIEHFAQMGIKTSIGLSNISFGLPQRKFINNAFLKLALQRGLYAAIVNPVAIDTNITKPFSTEEMLALDFLEGRDKNASHYIAYFGTAQQNTQQQANVVNILERIFALVVEGNIDDIELAVKEALTQYSPDTIMNDALIAALEKVGELYSKGEYFLPQMIASADTMKKGFTILKPLMMQKKESSLGTIIICTVKGDIHDIGKNIVAMMLENHGFNVIDLGKDVPNEIVIEKINEYKPDVVCLSSLLTTTMPNMGIIAKEIKTQKLPCKLMVGGAVVTKEYADSIGAFYGKDAVEAVAVAKEIVGNSK, from the coding sequence GTGAACTTTCAAAAACGCTTATTGAAGCCCTATCCACTTGTTATGGATGGTGCGATGGGCACTATGTTGTTTAATGCATTGCCCGAATACAAGGGTAACCTTGAATTACTTAACCTTGAACGCCCAGATGTAATAGCATTGATACATAAAAAGTATATTGAAGCCGGTGCTGATATAATTGAAACCAATACATTTGGTGGAAATGCGTTAAAATTGCACGAAGCAGGTTTAGACAGCCAATGCGAAGAGATTAACAAAGCTGCAGCAAAAATTGCAAAAGAAGTTGCTGGGGACAAGGCATTTGTTGCAGGATCAGTTGGCCCAACAGGAACTCTTGTGGAACCAATGGGCTTGACACCGGCTGAAACCGTATACAGTGCATTCAAACGCCAGATTACTGGCCTTGTAGCAGGTGGTGTTGACTGTATTGCTATTGAAACAATGACAGATTTACAGGAAGCACGCCTTGCACTTCTTGCTGCAAAGGATGTGACGGATATTCCTGTTATCTGCAGCATGACGTTTGAGTCAAATGGTAAAACGGTCACCGGCACTGATATCATTACAGCGCTGGCCACACTGTCACAGATGGGTGCAGATGTGGTGGGGGCTAATTGCAGCATGGGACCTGATGGTCTCCTTGAGCTTTTCAAAGGAGCTATCGCCCAGCTACATGAACTTGGTGTTCCCCTTTCAGTATGGGCTAATGCCGGGCTGCCTGAGTTAATTGATGGAAAAGCGGTGTATAGCCTTTCACCCAAACGCTTTGCTCAGCTTTCAGCTGAATTTGCTAAAATGGGCTTTTCAATTATAGGTGGTTGCTGTGGCACTACGCCCCAGCATATTCAGGCACTATCAACTTCTGTGAAAAACATTCTTATAAAAATTAATAATAAAAAAAGCTACTATTATATCACCAGCAGATATACCAATATTAATACAACCACCCATAATGGATTACTCATCATTGGTGAACGTTTAAATCCAACAGCTCGTAAACAGTTTGCTACTGAATTGAAAGAAAATACATTTACATTTTTACGAAATGAATCCAAAAAGCAGCAGGAGGAAGGTGCCCATTGCTTAGATATTAATGTTGGTGTTCCCGGCATTGATGAAGTTGCTCTGATGAAAAAAGCAGTAAATGTACTGACCAATACCGTGACCATTCCTCTTATGATAGACTCAGATAACCCTGCGGTGACCCAAGCTGCACTGTGGCAATACCCCGGTATACCAATTATTAATTCCATCAGTGCTAAGAAACAAAGCTTTGAGGCAATGTTGCCACTGTTAAAGAAATTTGGCGGCTTTGTTATAGCAATGTGCTTAGATGAAAGCGGGATTCACAAAGATGCAAAAAAACGTATTGCGATTGGCGAAAAACTCATTGATGCACTGCAACAAAATGGTATTGCCCTGTCACGAATTTTTATTGACCCGCTTATTTTGGCCGAAAGCGCAGAAAGCGGTGCAGCCATAGAAACCTTAAAAGTTATTGAACACTTTGCCCAAATGGGGATTAAAACAAGTATTGGATTAAGCAATATATCTTTTGGATTACCACAGAGAAAATTTATCAACAATGCATTTTTAAAATTAGCGCTGCAAAGGGGATTGTATGCTGCCATAGTGAATCCCGTAGCTATCGATACCAATATTACAAAACCTTTTTCCACTGAAGAAATGCTTGCACTGGATTTTCTTGAAGGAAGAGATAAGAATGCATCACACTATATTGCATACTTTGGCACTGCTCAGCAAAACACCCAACAGCAAGCTAACGTTGTAAACATACTTGAAAGGATTTTTGCACTTGTTGTAGAAGGAAATATTGATGATATAGAACTAGCAGTAAAAGAAGCACTTACCCAGTACAGCCCTGATACAATAATGAATGATGCATTGATAGCTGCACTTGAAAAAGTAGGTGAATTATACAGCAAAGGTGAATATTTCCTCCCACAGATGATTGCTTCAGCCGATACCATGAAGAAAGGCTTTACTATTCTGAAGCCTCTTATGATGCAGAAGAAGGAATCATCGCTTGGAACTATAATTATCTGTACGGTTAAAGGTGATATACACGATATTGGTAAAAATATTGTTGCAATGATGCTCGAAAATCACGGGTTTAATGTGATTGACCTTGGCAAAGATGTACCTAATGAGATAGTCATTGAAAAAATCAATGAATACAAACCAGATGTTGTATGTTTGAGTTCACTGCTAACCACAACTATGCCCAATATGGGTATCATTGCCAAAGAGATAAAAACACAAAAATTGCCCTGTAAACTAATGGTTGGTGGCGCTGTTGTCACAAAAGAATATGCTGATAGTATCGGCGCATTTTATGGGAAAGATGCTGTAGAAGCAGTTGCTGTGGCAAAGGAGATTGTAGGAAATTCTAAATAA
- a CDS encoding 1-acyl-sn-glycerol-3-phosphate acyltransferase, with protein MNKAINALIEILFFIYRPVFYLLVIADTTILGIITILLSFFDPTGNTIHYIGVFWSRLNLFLSGVRVRVHNKEYIQKGQPYIVMMNHQSHYDVWAAIGYIPLQLRWVMKMELRKIPIFGLGCERMGHIYIDRGDSQQARESLKAAGEKIRNGASVVFFPEGTRSPDGKLLPFKKGGFVIAIESRVPILPITGIGSRAILPKGSMAIRPGTIDLIIHPPIDVTGYSQENKEELMEKVRSVIQSKLTS; from the coding sequence ATGAATAAAGCTATAAATGCCTTGATTGAAATATTATTCTTTATTTACAGACCAGTGTTTTACCTTTTGGTTATTGCAGATACCACCATTTTGGGTATTATCACTATACTACTTTCATTCTTTGACCCAACAGGTAATACTATTCATTATATTGGTGTATTCTGGTCGCGCCTTAATCTTTTCCTTTCAGGAGTACGTGTGCGCGTCCACAATAAGGAGTATATACAAAAAGGGCAACCCTACATTGTAATGATGAACCATCAAAGTCACTATGATGTGTGGGCTGCTATTGGCTATATACCGCTACAACTGCGCTGGGTTATGAAAATGGAGTTGCGAAAAATTCCCATCTTTGGTTTGGGATGTGAACGTATGGGACACATCTATATAGATCGTGGTGATTCACAGCAGGCGCGCGAAAGCCTCAAAGCTGCTGGCGAAAAAATACGCAATGGTGCGTCTGTGGTATTTTTCCCTGAAGGCACTCGTAGCCCCGACGGCAAGCTTCTTCCTTTCAAAAAAGGGGGGTTTGTCATTGCCATAGAATCACGTGTTCCAATTCTGCCTATCACTGGTATAGGCTCGCGGGCTATACTTCCAAAAGGGAGCATGGCCATTCGCCCGGGTACTATCGACCTCATAATTCACCCTCCAATTGATGTTACCGGCTATTCTCAGGAAAACAAAGAAGAACTTATGGAAAAAGTCAGATCAGTAATTCAGAGTAAGCTTACTTCATAA
- the def gene encoding peptide deformylase has protein sequence MVTGTQHTLVYYGNQTLRTPAQEVNQITQMVRDLVDEMFDIMHREQGIGLAAPQIDVPLQLIVIDIRSSKGPMMALVNPRITSFSDEKDGYEEGCLSLPGITAEVIRPVSIQVEGIAINEKPVKFEATGLLARVLQHEIDHLNGKLFIDYLEDYKRKELSWQLKKIKKLNR, from the coding sequence ATGGTAACAGGCACACAGCATACATTAGTCTATTATGGTAATCAGACCTTGCGGACGCCAGCTCAAGAAGTGAATCAAATAACCCAGATGGTTCGCGATCTTGTTGATGAGATGTTTGATATAATGCATAGGGAGCAGGGCATTGGATTAGCTGCGCCTCAAATTGATGTACCATTACAGCTTATAGTAATTGATATACGTTCAAGTAAAGGGCCGATGATGGCACTTGTCAATCCCAGGATAACATCATTTTCAGATGAAAAAGATGGTTATGAAGAAGGCTGCCTTTCACTCCCTGGTATTACTGCAGAGGTTATACGCCCTGTTTCAATTCAGGTTGAAGGTATTGCAATTAACGAAAAGCCAGTTAAGTTTGAAGCTACAGGTCTTCTGGCACGTGTACTGCAGCATGAGATAGACCACTTAAACGGAAAACTATTTATAGATTATTTAGAGGATTATAAACGTAAAGAATTAAGTTGGCAGTTGAAAAAGATAAAAAAACTTAACAGGTAA
- the folD gene encoding bifunctional methylenetetrahydrofolate dehydrogenase/methenyltetrahydrofolate cyclohydrolase FolD, translating to MAIIIDGKAIANEIKEEIKQEVVKLESQHGKKPTLAVILVGNNPASQVYVRMKKKSSEEVGINSLQILLDENTTQEELLTLISKLNSDTTVNGILVQLPLPEHINENEIINAIDPIKDVDGFHPVNVGKLVIGQQDCFIPCTPYGCQELIIRTIPEIKGKHVVVVGRSNIVGKPLANLMMQKDSRANCIVTICHTATQDIGFYTKQADILVVAVGKANIITKDMVKEGAVVIDVGINRIDDPDNPGKTKLVGDVKFDEVSEVAYAITPVPGGVGPMTIAMLLKNTVKAFKLQNNI from the coding sequence ATGGCAATAATCATTGATGGCAAAGCGATAGCCAATGAAATTAAAGAAGAGATTAAGCAAGAAGTAGTAAAGTTAGAAAGTCAACACGGTAAAAAGCCAACCCTAGCTGTGATATTGGTGGGAAATAATCCTGCTTCACAAGTATATGTACGAATGAAAAAGAAATCATCTGAGGAAGTGGGAATCAACTCTTTGCAAATACTTTTGGATGAAAACACCACTCAAGAAGAATTGCTGACATTAATTAGTAAACTAAACAGTGATACCACTGTGAATGGTATCCTGGTCCAGTTGCCGTTGCCAGAACATATAAATGAAAATGAAATTATTAATGCAATTGATCCAATAAAGGATGTTGATGGTTTTCATCCGGTGAATGTGGGCAAACTTGTAATAGGCCAACAGGATTGTTTTATTCCCTGTACTCCTTACGGATGTCAGGAACTAATTATACGGACTATCCCAGAAATTAAAGGAAAACATGTAGTTGTTGTTGGACGCAGCAATATAGTTGGAAAGCCGCTGGCCAATTTAATGATGCAAAAAGACAGCAGAGCAAACTGTATTGTAACAATATGTCATACCGCAACACAAGATATAGGATTTTATACTAAACAGGCGGATATTCTTGTTGTAGCTGTTGGTAAAGCAAACATAATTACCAAAGATATGGTAAAAGAAGGTGCAGTAGTTATTGATGTTGGTATAAACAGAATAGATGACCCTGATAATCCGGGAAAAACAAAATTAGTTGGTGATGTAAAATTTGATGAAGTGAGTGAAGTAGCGTATGCTATAACTCCTGTTCCTGGTGGAGTAGGGCCAATGACAATAGCTATGTTGTTAAAAAATACAGTTAAAGCGTTTAAATTGCAAAACAATATATAA
- a CDS encoding archease, producing the protein MSSDSQEYFEFVEDITLADIAIHCKAKTVERIFALNAEALLHVCLENPSKLKQNEPYHVSVKHTYLDLLLVKFINELIFIKDTSGLLLYPETVKVTNTGDGITCEVDCIGDYIINGYDINVDPKAATMHKAKCEKINNDEWESFIVIDV; encoded by the coding sequence ATGAGTAGCGATAGTCAAGAGTATTTTGAATTTGTTGAAGATATTACATTAGCGGATATAGCAATCCACTGTAAAGCCAAAACAGTTGAAAGGATATTTGCTCTGAATGCTGAAGCGCTATTGCATGTATGTCTTGAGAACCCATCAAAATTAAAACAAAATGAGCCATACCATGTTTCAGTAAAACATACGTACCTTGATCTTTTGCTGGTTAAATTTATAAACGAATTGATATTTATTAAAGATACTAGTGGGTTGCTGCTTTATCCTGAAACTGTAAAGGTAACAAATACTGGTGATGGTATTACATGTGAGGTTGATTGTATTGGTGATTATATAATAAATGGGTATGATATTAATGTTGATCCCAAAGCAGCAACAATGCATAAAGCAAAATGTGAAAAAATAAATAATGATGAATGGGAATCATTTATAGTGATAGATGTATAA
- a CDS encoding 4Fe-4S dicluster domain-containing protein: protein MATMTRRWGMVIDLDKCTGCGACNIACSQENNLPIFKDDSDVPKRVTFLDLIEVTNDKDPKAQYPDVKVAYIPKMCQQCSGNDPKHPHPPCVTVCPVVATDVGDDGVVSQIWSRCIGCRYCQVACPYEARVFHWWKPRYEGSFKESLNPDVSIASRGTMVKCTFCSHIWKRERDKAIAKGITDINAVTYTPACASACPTNAIIFGDLNDPTSPVYEPKVQKDPRAVRLVHSIDELKTKDPSEYEKRIKIKEYPNPKVYYLTSQQWLRDKISGFKNS from the coding sequence ATGGCCACAATGACAAGAAGATGGGGAATGGTTATAGATTTAGATAAATGTACTGGATGCGGAGCATGTAACATTGCCTGCTCTCAGGAAAACAATCTTCCAATTTTTAAAGATGATTCTGATGTGCCAAAAAGAGTCACTTTTCTTGATCTGATAGAAGTAACAAACGATAAGGATCCAAAGGCACAGTACCCTGATGTAAAAGTTGCGTATATACCAAAGATGTGTCAGCAGTGCTCAGGAAATGATCCAAAACATCCGCATCCACCATGTGTTACTGTATGCCCGGTAGTTGCTACCGATGTTGGCGATGATGGTGTCGTTAGCCAGATATGGTCACGATGCATAGGCTGTAGGTACTGCCAGGTAGCATGCCCGTATGAAGCGCGTGTGTTCCACTGGTGGAAACCACGCTACGAAGGTTCTTTTAAAGAATCCCTCAATCCTGACGTATCTATTGCTTCCCGCGGTACCATGGTTAAATGTACATTTTGCTCACACATCTGGAAACGTGAACGTGATAAGGCTATTGCAAAAGGAATAACTGATATCAATGCTGTTACATATACCCCGGCATGTGCCAGTGCATGCCCAACAAATGCTATAATTTTTGGCGACCTTAATGACCCTACTTCGCCAGTATATGAGCCAAAAGTACAGAAGGATCCCCGAGCTGTTAGGCTTGTGCATTCTATTGATGAACTCAAAACAAAAGATCCGTCTGAATATGAAAAAAGGATCAAAATCAAAGAATATCCAAATCCAAAAGTTTATTATTTAACAAGCCAGCAATGGCTTCGTGATAAAATATCTGGATTTAAAAACTCCTAA
- a CDS encoding molybdopterin-dependent oxidoreductase, producing MKLERKDFLTMIGGAVVGTGVGTLISPGPWMGLQWLVEWTQDQYRPPKGEEKYLASICDQCPNKCTVNVRMIGNRAVKIETSNQGCAAGQLLLQVLYHPERVKTPLKRTGKKGKIDFEPVSWETAIADISKKINDAINNKKQDQIVAINPAFPDATSMLNERIVLFAGSPHVYQEAGYWALSNACSVATQKTEGAIDYDFENADCVVSFGARLFEGWGNPGRMHSVLNIWKQKNVKFIQVDSIATRTASLADQWVAVKPGSEAIFAMGVAHYLLKNGKRSGATNFGRFTELLINKFTPEKVSELTGASLETIESVAKALVHARRPVAVAGKGGKVVSSSVAEFAIIQTINSMIGSLGNSVKVVTFTTPPKPAIAKKTKGLDEYIASDMTCDIVLINNANPVYSSVYGQRLSDKLKKASTVVLFTSLLNDTALYADYVFPTLTSLEIPYNGQAVSAKFEAKHAGDSLLAIAKNVPNISAQFPWNSYLDTIKVVSFQAKNVANLEIPVDIITAKLEELEKLLQASGSYSISMVPFEIPTIGEGNGLALPYVLKGLPDTILKGDTSWVWMNPVTASKEGISEGSKIDIESSRGELETVRVHLTKRVAYDTVAVPIGLGHEELTEYGSQKGVNPKPIMSDALDPLSGYSDWWLTRVKLS from the coding sequence ATGAAACTCGAACGAAAAGATTTTTTAACAATGATAGGCGGCGCGGTTGTAGGTACTGGTGTTGGTACTCTTATTTCACCTGGTCCATGGATGGGCCTTCAATGGCTTGTGGAATGGACCCAAGACCAGTATCGCCCTCCTAAAGGTGAAGAGAAATATTTAGCAAGTATCTGTGACCAATGCCCCAACAAATGTACTGTAAATGTCAGGATGATTGGAAACAGGGCAGTTAAAATTGAAACATCTAATCAAGGGTGTGCTGCAGGACAGCTTCTATTACAGGTTCTTTACCATCCAGAACGTGTTAAAACTCCATTAAAACGAACCGGTAAAAAAGGAAAAATTGATTTTGAGCCGGTTTCCTGGGAAACTGCTATAGCAGATATCTCAAAGAAAATAAATGATGCCATTAATAACAAGAAGCAAGACCAGATTGTTGCAATAAACCCAGCATTCCCTGACGCCACATCAATGCTAAATGAGCGAATAGTACTATTTGCAGGAAGTCCTCATGTATACCAGGAAGCTGGATATTGGGCTCTGAGTAATGCCTGTTCAGTAGCAACCCAGAAAACTGAAGGAGCTATCGACTATGATTTTGAAAATGCTGATTGCGTAGTAAGTTTTGGTGCCCGCCTTTTTGAAGGTTGGGGTAATCCTGGTAGAATGCATAGTGTATTAAATATCTGGAAACAAAAGAATGTTAAATTTATACAGGTTGATTCAATAGCAACACGTACTGCTTCATTGGCTGATCAGTGGGTTGCAGTAAAACCAGGTAGTGAAGCAATTTTTGCTATGGGTGTTGCACATTACTTGCTCAAGAATGGCAAGCGATCGGGGGCTACAAATTTTGGAAGATTTACTGAACTTTTAATAAATAAATTCACCCCCGAAAAGGTATCCGAACTTACTGGTGCATCACTTGAAACAATTGAGTCTGTTGCAAAAGCTTTAGTACATGCACGCAGGCCGGTTGCAGTAGCAGGTAAAGGTGGAAAGGTTGTATCATCTTCAGTTGCTGAATTTGCCATAATACAAACCATTAACAGTATGATTGGTAGTTTAGGCAACAGTGTTAAGGTTGTTACATTTACAACACCTCCAAAACCCGCTATTGCAAAAAAGACCAAAGGTCTTGATGAATATATTGCAAGCGATATGACTTGTGATATAGTACTGATAAACAATGCCAATCCGGTTTATTCAAGTGTTTATGGGCAGCGTCTTTCTGATAAACTAAAAAAAGCTTCAACTGTAGTGTTGTTCACTTCTTTACTTAATGATACTGCATTATATGCTGACTATGTCTTTCCTACACTCACTTCACTTGAAATCCCATACAATGGGCAAGCGGTATCAGCCAAATTTGAAGCAAAACATGCAGGAGATTCACTACTTGCAATTGCCAAAAATGTACCTAATATATCAGCTCAATTCCCATGGAATAGTTATCTTGATACTATCAAAGTTGTTAGCTTTCAGGCTAAAAATGTTGCTAATTTGGAAATTCCTGTAGATATCATAACTGCAAAACTTGAAGAATTGGAAAAATTACTACAAGCTTCGGGTTCTTACTCCATATCAATGGTACCTTTTGAAATACCAACAATTGGCGAAGGGAATGGTCTGGCGCTTCCTTATGTATTAAAAGGATTACCAGATACCATCTTAAAAGGCGACACAAGCTGGGTATGGATGAATCCAGTTACAGCATCAAAAGAAGGGATTTCCGAAGGCTCCAAAATTGATATTGAATCTTCCCGTGGTGAACTTGAAACAGTTAGAGTACATCTAACAAAACGGGTTGCCTATGATACGGTTGCGGTGCCTATTGGTTTAGGTCATGAAGAACTGACTGAATATGGTAGCCAAAAAGGTGTTAACCCAAAACCCATAATGTCAGATGCATTAGACCCACTAAGTGGTTATTCTGACTGGTGGTTAACACGAGTAAAACTGAGTTAA
- a CDS encoding amidase family protein, with the protein MTFKEYDRYDATGLAELIKKKKVLPKEVITEAIQRIEKINPSINAVITPLYDNVDAIIKDLPKGPFYGVPFLVKDLLTTLKGVRMTSGCRAYMNYIPDFDSEVAARYKKAGLAILGKTNTPEFGLVAYTEPQIFGATRNPWNTALTPGGSSGGSAAAVASGMVPIAGGGDGGGSIRIPSAYCGLFGLKPSRGRVPAGPEYGQVWQGAAVEHVLTRSVRDSAAILDILQGSDPGAPYVIERPKMPYTREIQKSPGKLKIAISTESPIGTKVHPECKNAALEAAKLCETLGHHVEIDKPNIDGLALAKSYLMLYFGEVAADIETIGIKLKRKPKLSDVEVITWTLGLLGRTYSAGDFVMALRQWNIAARAMGQFFLKYDVYMTPTTAQPPAPVGSLAPKPIELFASKIMNILGLGGVLKASGIVDQLAVQSLSQVPFTQLANLTGIPAMSVPLHWGPDGLPYGVQFMAAFGREDLLLRLAAQLEKAKPWFNRRPEISL; encoded by the coding sequence ATGACATTCAAAGAATACGATAGATATGATGCTACTGGTTTAGCAGAACTCATAAAAAAGAAGAAAGTATTACCCAAAGAAGTGATCACAGAGGCTATTCAGCGCATTGAAAAAATTAATCCTTCTATCAATGCAGTAATTACGCCTCTATATGATAATGTGGATGCAATCATCAAAGATTTGCCAAAGGGACCATTCTATGGTGTGCCTTTTTTGGTTAAGGATTTGTTAACAACACTCAAGGGTGTAAGAATGACAAGTGGGTGCAGAGCATATATGAACTATATCCCCGACTTTGACAGTGAGGTGGCAGCACGCTACAAAAAAGCTGGGCTTGCCATCTTAGGCAAAACGAATACACCTGAATTTGGGCTGGTTGCTTATACTGAGCCTCAGATCTTTGGGGCCACACGCAATCCATGGAATACAGCTTTGACACCGGGTGGATCAAGCGGTGGTTCTGCTGCTGCTGTTGCAAGCGGTATGGTGCCAATTGCAGGCGGCGGAGATGGTGGCGGTTCCATACGCATACCATCGGCATACTGTGGATTGTTTGGCCTTAAACCATCTAGAGGGCGTGTACCAGCAGGCCCTGAATATGGCCAGGTTTGGCAGGGGGCTGCGGTTGAACATGTGCTTACCCGTTCGGTGCGTGATAGTGCTGCAATCCTTGATATTCTGCAAGGCTCTGACCCCGGTGCACCGTATGTCATTGAAAGGCCAAAAATGCCCTATACCCGGGAAATACAAAAATCACCGGGAAAACTTAAAATAGCAATTTCAACTGAATCGCCAATAGGTACCAAAGTCCACCCTGAATGTAAAAATGCTGCATTAGAAGCTGCAAAGCTTTGCGAAACGCTTGGGCATCACGTTGAAATTGATAAACCCAACATTGATGGCTTGGCACTTGCAAAAAGCTACCTTATGCTCTACTTTGGCGAAGTTGCAGCAGATATAGAAACCATTGGAATAAAATTAAAACGTAAACCAAAATTAAGCGATGTAGAAGTAATAACCTGGACATTAGGCCTATTAGGAAGAACGTATAGCGCTGGTGATTTTGTAATGGCACTGCGCCAATGGAACATAGCAGCACGTGCAATGGGTCAATTCTTTTTAAAGTACGATGTGTACATGACACCAACAACGGCACAGCCCCCTGCACCTGTTGGATCACTTGCTCCTAAACCAATTGAACTTTTTGCATCCAAGATTATGAACATTTTAGGCCTTGGAGGAGTATTAAAGGCATCAGGTATTGTTGACCAGCTTGCAGTGCAGAGCCTGTCACAGGTTCCATTCACGCAACTTGCAAATTTAACGGGTATTCCAGCAATGTCAGTGCCTCTGCACTGGGGGCCTGATGGATTGCCATACGGTGTACAGTTCATGGCAGCATTTGGTAGAGAGGACTTGTTGCTTAGATTAGCAGCACAACTGGAAAAAGCAAAACCATGGTTTAATAGACGGCCAGAAATTTCTTTATAA
- a CDS encoding cytochrome c family protein, producing MKGTRSFLLFFLPFVIFAYISFIVFQQACDYAMNVQAKKLLPFNHRTHTTKYGASDCETCHSYDSNGRFNGIPTVAVCKQCHDPSKVNTQVFFSGFGDNDKPWESFAQQPDLVYFSHIAVMKNEKKAYCVSCHGDKGNSTTTEKIKGKMAMGVCMDCHTALKISNACAVCHD from the coding sequence GTGAAAGGGACACGTTCTTTTTTACTTTTTTTCTTACCTTTTGTTATATTTGCATACATCTCTTTTATTGTTTTTCAACAGGCCTGTGACTATGCAATGAATGTACAGGCAAAAAAACTTCTTCCATTCAACCATCGTACCCATACAACTAAATATGGAGCTTCTGACTGTGAGACATGCCACAGTTATGATAGCAATGGAAGATTCAATGGCATTCCCACAGTTGCTGTGTGTAAGCAATGTCATGATCCAAGCAAAGTCAATACACAAGTATTTTTTTCAGGCTTTGGAGATAATGACAAACCCTGGGAATCTTTTGCCCAGCAGCCCGACCTGGTGTATTTTAGTCACATAGCAGTGATGAAAAATGAAAAGAAGGCATATTGTGTTTCTTGTCACGGTGATAAGGGCAATTCAACAACTACCGAAAAAATCAAGGGTAAAATGGCCATGGGAGTATGTATGGACTGTCACACTGCATTAAAAATCAGCAATGCGTGTGCAGTATGTCATGATTGA